A window from Ignavibacteriota bacterium encodes these proteins:
- a CDS encoding sigma-70 family RNA polymerase sigma factor gives MIHKAIQGIPKNLTDYDSQFSIANTVLLSSINYDFNFHSKIKFTTYCIWLIRFRIIDVIRKVKINYEYSDEINFTSENIEFFDEMENNEIYKMMIDLIPKLGRTQQIIMGCKLQGMSNKFIAKSADVSEGLISQHYKNGLLQLRKLMFKFL, from the coding sequence ATGATACATAAAGCAATTCAAGGAATTCCGAAAAATTTAACTGATTATGATTCTCAGTTTTCAATCGCTAATACCGTTTTGTTAAGCAGCATTAACTATGATTTCAATTTTCATAGTAAAATTAAATTCACAACATATTGTATATGGTTAATACGATTTAGAATTATTGATGTGATAAGAAAGGTTAAAATAAATTATGAATATTCGGATGAGATAAATTTTACTTCTGAGAACATTGAATTTTTTGATGAGATGGAAAATAATGAGATATATAAAATGATGATCGATTTAATTCCAAAATTAGGTAGAACACAACAAATAATTATGGGATGTAAATTACAAGGTATGTCAAATAAATTTATTGCTAAAAGTGCAGATGTTTCGGAAGGACTAATTTCTCAACATTATAAAAACGGTTTACTACAATTAAGAAAGCTGATGTTTAAATTCTTATAA
- a CDS encoding DUF1738 domain-containing protein — MITTEKLTRKERTKILVQKLNSLSDDQKLELSAYVISSIEGRVYSGRNQMLIALQFENILIPTICGGFHQWKEHGRIVKKGEHGAVILYPVGVDKKKNEGEETEEPSNFFSAVVFDISQTEEINENE, encoded by the coding sequence ATGATAACAACAGAAAAATTAACTAGAAAAGAAAGAACAAAAATTTTAGTTCAAAAATTAAATTCTCTTTCTGATGATCAAAAATTGGAGTTATCAGCTTATGTAATTTCATCAATTGAAGGAAGAGTTTATTCCGGCAGAAACCAAATGTTAATCGCTTTACAATTTGAAAACATTTTAATTCCAACTATTTGCGGCGGCTTTCATCAATGGAAGGAGCACGGCAGAATTGTAAAAAAAGGTGAACACGGAGCAGTTATTTTATATCCGGTTGGAGTTGATAAAAAGAAAAATGAAGGTGAAGAAACAGAAGAACCAAGCAATTTTTTTAGTGCAGTTGTTTTTGATATTTCTCAAACTGAGGAAATAAACGAAAATGAATAA
- a CDS encoding ParB/RepB/Spo0J family partition protein yields the protein MSDKNKPALGRGLEALLNPSIKIENHENIDLANQNLSNDDGISQDILAKIEVENISPNPFQPRTEFDAEALDELKKSILQNGLIQPITVRRISENKYELISGERRLRAVKEIGYKTIPAYIIVVETKEAMLALALIENIQREKLNPIEIAHAYKKLIDECNLSQEEVSEKVGKDRTTITNTIRLLKLPIEIQNSLVKDEISFGHARAIINIYDERLQLQILEKIKKENLSVRKVEQIVKSFLEGKKSEKKEQTILNDQDLISQRDIENKLRIIFGTKVICKQRKDGAGQITIDFYSNEELDRLFELFDLIEKANS from the coding sequence ATGAGTGATAAAAATAAACCGGCTCTTGGAAGAGGTTTAGAAGCATTATTAAATCCTTCAATCAAAATTGAAAATCATGAAAATATTGATTTGGCAAATCAAAATCTTAGTAATGATGATGGAATTTCTCAAGATATTTTAGCAAAAATTGAAGTTGAAAATATTTCTCCAAATCCGTTTCAACCAAGAACTGAATTTGATGCGGAAGCTTTGGATGAACTTAAAAAATCTATTCTTCAAAATGGATTAATTCAGCCAATAACGGTTAGACGAATTTCAGAAAATAAATATGAGTTAATTTCGGGAGAAAGAAGACTTCGCGCTGTTAAAGAAATTGGATACAAAACAATTCCGGCTTATATTATTGTTGTGGAAACCAAAGAAGCAATGCTGGCTTTGGCTTTAATCGAAAATATTCAAAGGGAAAAATTAAATCCGATAGAAATTGCACACGCTTATAAAAAATTAATTGATGAGTGTAATTTATCACAAGAAGAAGTTTCTGAAAAAGTTGGAAAAGATAGAACAACAATTACGAACACAATTAGATTATTAAAACTTCCTATTGAAATTCAGAACAGTTTAGTAAAAGATGAAATTTCATTTGGTCACGCACGTGCAATAATTAATATTTATGATGAAAGATTACAGCTTCAAATTCTTGAGAAAATAAAAAAAGAAAATCTATCTGTTAGAAAAGTTGAGCAAATTGTAAAATCTTTTCTTGAAGGAAAAAAATCTGAAAAGAAAGAACAAACAATTTTAAATGATCAAGATTTAATTTCTCAAAGAGATATTGAAAATAAATTGCGGATAATTTTTGGAACCAAAGTAATTTGTAAACAAAGAAAAGACGGCGCCGGACAAATTACAATAGATTTTTATTCAAATGAAGAACTTGATAGATTATTTGAACTTTTTGATTTAATTGAAAAAGCTAATTCTTAA
- a CDS encoding 3-dehydroquinate dehydratase yields the protein MKILVINGPNLNLLGKREESQYGNLTLEKIEEIIKNEFPSIYFEFYQSNLEGEIVEKLHKSQNNFDGILINPGGYTHTSVAIRDALEIVKIPKIEVHLSNVSAREDFRKVMITTPITNGYVSGFKENSYLAGVYLLTKII from the coding sequence ATGAAAATATTAGTTATCAATGGACCAAATTTAAATTTATTAGGTAAAAGAGAAGAATCACAATATGGTAATTTAACTCTTGAAAAAATTGAAGAAATTATTAAAAATGAATTTCCTTCAATTTATTTTGAATTTTACCAAAGTAATTTAGAAGGTGAAATTGTTGAAAAACTTCATAAATCACAAAATAATTTTGATGGAATTCTAATAAATCCCGGCGGTTACACGCATACATCTGTTGCAATTAGAGATGCTTTGGAAATTGTTAAAATTCCTAAAATTGAAGTTCACCTTTCAAATGTGTCTGCAAGAGAAGATTTTAGAAAAGTTATGATAACTACGCCAATCACAAATGGTTATGTTTCGGGTTTTAAAGAAAATAGCTACCTAGCGGGTGTTTATTTACTTACCAAAATAATTTAA
- a CDS encoding ParA family protein, whose translation MANIIAIANQKGGVGKTSTAINLSASVAAAEFKTLLIDIDPQANSSHGLGIYNNENSIYNVIIGNVPIENCVVNSYMPNLDILPSHIDLVGAEIEIVNMENREKLLKKSLTEITTEYDFIIIDCPPSLSLLTLNALTAADSVIIPVQCEYFALEGLGQLLNTINIVKKQLNPNLAINGVLLTMYDQRLNLSNQVVEEVKKYFGEKVFTTIIHRNVKISEAPSHAKPVILYDAISTGAKNYISLASEVINRCNHKQLSIKDK comes from the coding sequence ATGGCAAATATTATAGCAATTGCCAACCAAAAGGGGGGCGTAGGAAAAACATCAACAGCAATAAATTTATCTGCATCTGTGGCGGCGGCAGAATTTAAAACATTGCTTATTGATATTGATCCTCAAGCAAATTCATCGCATGGTTTAGGAATTTACAATAACGAAAATTCCATTTATAACGTAATTATTGGAAATGTTCCAATTGAAAATTGTGTAGTAAATTCTTATATGCCAAATCTAGATATTTTACCATCTCATATTGATTTAGTTGGAGCTGAAATTGAAATAGTCAATATGGAAAATAGAGAAAAATTGTTAAAAAAATCATTAACGGAAATTACTACTGAATATGATTTCATAATTATCGATTGTCCACCATCGTTAAGTTTACTAACATTAAATGCATTAACTGCAGCTGATTCTGTAATTATTCCGGTGCAGTGCGAGTATTTTGCTTTGGAAGGTTTGGGACAATTACTAAATACAATTAATATTGTTAAAAAGCAGTTAAATCCAAATTTGGCAATTAATGGTGTTTTGTTAACAATGTATGATCAAAGATTGAATTTATCAAATCAAGTTGTTGAAGAAGTTAAAAAATATTTTGGCGAAAAAGTTTTTACGACAATTATTCATAGAAATGTAAAAATTTCTGAAGCTCCAAGTCATGCAAAACCCGTAATTTTATATGATGCAATTTCAACGGGAGCAAAAAATTATATTTCACTAGCATCAGAAGTAATAAACAGATGTAATCATAAACAGTTGAGCATAAAAGATAAATGA
- a CDS encoding AAA family ATPase has protein sequence MNLSDFAKPLISKDHFIKASFGGFQGSGKTRTAFEFITGTYKQMKLSKPILILDNEKGSRFLINLFKKNKIEAIAKETTSLKDVQESFNFLQKKEIDFLFIDSLTKIYYRYIKDYRLRNNKNFMTLQDWGKILPLWNEEFSEKFVQSEGNIVFTGRGGFEYEKEEDEKDENGVVTQKGQFVKSGFKMKIAGETPYETDLNVWMNSNDIYNKEGKPTKEIFGYVLKDRSDSINGKVLSFPTFKDFKPVINFIQNLPTGIVAEETEKNLIPTDKDYFERELRRKIEIEKIEGVFELNNLGTPRANEDKKVKTAIIQKIFGTTSKTEIEKMLPNELNFRRQELEELFKELKDVEPLETLIHIENYNLSNEVFS, from the coding sequence ATGAACTTATCAGATTTTGCAAAACCGTTAATTAGTAAAGATCATTTCATTAAAGCAAGTTTTGGCGGATTTCAAGGTTCGGGTAAAACCCGGACCGCTTTCGAGTTTATTACCGGAACTTACAAACAAATGAAACTTTCAAAACCAATTCTGATTTTAGATAATGAAAAGGGATCACGTTTTTTAATCAACTTATTCAAGAAAAATAAAATTGAAGCAATCGCAAAAGAAACAACATCTTTAAAAGATGTTCAAGAATCTTTCAACTTTTTGCAGAAAAAAGAAATTGATTTTCTCTTTATCGATTCACTAACTAAAATTTATTACAGATATATAAAAGATTATCGCTTAAGAAATAATAAAAATTTTATGACGCTTCAAGACTGGGGAAAAATTCTTCCACTTTGGAATGAGGAATTTTCAGAAAAATTTGTTCAATCAGAAGGTAATATCGTTTTTACCGGAAGAGGTGGATTCGAATATGAAAAAGAAGAAGATGAAAAAGATGAAAATGGAGTTGTAACGCAAAAAGGCCAATTTGTAAAATCCGGATTTAAGATGAAAATTGCCGGAGAAACTCCGTATGAAACAGATTTAAATGTTTGGATGAATTCAAATGATATTTACAATAAGGAAGGTAAACCTACAAAAGAAATCTTTGGATATGTTTTAAAAGATAGATCAGATTCAATAAATGGTAAAGTACTTTCCTTCCCTACTTTTAAAGATTTTAAACCTGTAATTAACTTTATTCAAAATTTACCGACTGGAATTGTTGCAGAGGAAACTGAAAAAAATCTTATTCCAACAGATAAAGATTATTTTGAAAGAGAACTTAGAAGGAAAATCGAAATAGAAAAAATCGAAGGAGTATTTGAATTAAATAATTTGGGAACTCCAAGAGCCAATGAAGATAAAAAAGTCAAAACGGCAATTATTCAAAAAATATTTGGTACAACTTCAAAAACAGAAATTGAAAAAATGTTACCCAATGAATTGAATTTCAGACGACAAGAATTAGAAGAACTATTCAAAGAGTTGAAAGATGTTGAACCGTTAGAAACTTTAATTCATATTGAAAATTATAATCTTTCCAATGAAGTATTTTCATAA
- a CDS encoding MerR family transcriptional regulator: MKDFGLKKLYYSISEVSKLTDLEQYILRYWETEFEQLKPSKNRAGNRIYTNKDIKMILLIKHLLREEKYTIEGAKKILSDPSELNKISTESKNNSNQNTVPQEVVIQEQRDIKRDLEDLKNFLVDLRSKI; this comes from the coding sequence ATGAAAGATTTTGGCTTAAAAAAATTGTATTACTCCATTTCTGAAGTAAGTAAATTAACTGATTTGGAGCAATATATTTTACGCTATTGGGAAACTGAATTTGAACAGCTGAAACCTTCTAAAAATAGAGCCGGAAACAGAATTTATACCAACAAAGATATTAAAATGATCCTTTTAATAAAGCATCTTTTAAGAGAAGAAAAATATACAATTGAAGGCGCAAAAAAGATTTTAAGTGATCCAAGTGAATTAAATAAAATAAGCACAGAAAGTAAAAATAATTCAAATCAAAATACAGTACCTCAAGAAGTTGTTATACAAGAACAACGCGATATTAAAAGAGACCTTGAAGATTTAAAGAACTTTTTAGTAGATTTACGTTCTAAGATATAA